One region of Salvia miltiorrhiza cultivar Shanhuang (shh) chromosome 3, IMPLAD_Smil_shh, whole genome shotgun sequence genomic DNA includes:
- the LOC131014857 gene encoding GCN5-related N-acetyltransferase 4, chloroplastic-like, protein MQTICLGGGILNLSATAQIKNLKHQPFSCIPNLSHCQIPKSGFSSPPQLLSGSCRASQVAELFPTVSPEILVREARIEDCWEVAETHCSSFFPEFIFPLDFVMRIDRLIAMLFGFSLPKGCRRTCLVAVTGTSFLGSDDLRIASFDGKLSLSKGYVAGILTVDTVADFLPRKGPHRQRRTGIAYISNVAVRERFRRKGIAKTLVAKAEAKAKSWGCRAIALHSDLNNPGATKLYTSRGFRCIDVPAGANWPEPRTSPEMQFNFMMKLLNSTNSSGNVGGRKMLENDACYL, encoded by the exons atgcagaCGATTTGTTTAGGAGGGGGCATCCTTAATCTCAGTGCCACTGCCCAAATCAAGAATCTCAAGCATCAACCTTTTTCTTGTATTCCCAATTTGTCTCATTGCCAGATTCCCAAATCTGgattctcttctccacctcagCTCTTATCAG GTTCTTGTAGAGCCAGTCAAGTGGCTGAATTATTCCCCACAGTCTCTCCCGAGATCCTCGTTCGTGAGGCGAGGATAGAGGACTGCTGGGAAGTCGCTGAGACGCACTGCAGCTCTTTCTTCCCAGAATTCATTTTCCCTCTAGATTTTGTAATGAGAATTGACAGGCTAATCGCGATGCTCTTTGGATTCTCGCTACCAAAGGGCTGCCGAAGAACTTGCCTAGTTGCTGTAACCGGAACTTCTTTCTTAGGGAGTGATGATCTCAGGATTGCAAGTTTTGATGGAAAACTCAGTCTAAGCAAAGGGTATGTAGCTGGGATCTTGACAGTGGATACGGTAGCAGATTTTCTTCCACGAAAAGGGCCTCATCGACAAAGAAG GACAGGAATTGCGTACATATCGAATGTTGCTGTCCGAGAAAGATTTCGGAGAAAGGGAATAGCGAAGACCTTGGTTGCTAAAGCGGAGGCAAAGGCTAAATCTTGGGGATGCCGTGCCATCGCGTTGCATTCTGACCTTAACAACCCTGGAGCTACGAAGCTCTACACAAGCAGAGGCTTCAGATGCATCGATGTGCCAGCCGGAGCGAACTGGCCGGAGCCGAGGACGTCACCGGAGATGCAGTTCAACTTCATGATGAAGCTCCTCAATTCCACAAACAGTTCAGGTAATGTAGGAGGCAGAAAAATGCTGGAAAATGATGCCTGTTACCTGTAA